TTCGCAGCGCTGCGGCCTGGGAAATTTCAGATCGGCTTTCGTTTCCCAAAAAACTCGCCGAGGCAGTAGGACTCAGTCTATTTTTGCTGCTCCTGGAAGGGAATTTTGGTCACAATCTCTATCGCTATAACTGGCTCTGGTATGCCACATTCCTGGTAATTGCCCGACGATGCTCGATGGTTAGTAACGTCGCAAGCGAGTTCGATACGGGACAAATTCCCCTGGCGGAAAATGAAAGCGAAATCGAATCAATCCTCGAATGATTTTTCCGAACGAGTCTTTTTTCGGGCTGCCTGAATCTTTTTGTCAGTCAATCGTCGTCGGACGGAGCCTTTGGTGGGTTTGGTGGCTTTGCGCGGTTTCTCGACAATCAAAGCTCGACGCAGGATATTTGCAAATTTGGTCAGGCAGTCTTCGCGATTTCGAGGTTGATCGCGATAGAGCTGGCTTGTCAGTACCAGATCTCCTTCCGTCGTCAGCAGATTTGCCAGTTTCATCTGCAGGCGCGGTCGAAGTGGACCTGGGATGGAGGGCGAGGCATAAAAATTCCAGCGCAGGGTCGCTTTCGAGGCCACTTTGTTGACGTTCTGTCCCCCTGGCCCGCCCGATCGGGAATAGCTCCACTCGAACTCCTCGAGCGGTATTCGTAATTGGTCGTTAATCTGAAGCATTTTTGAGCCATGTACCGGGAGGCAACGCCTCCTCATTGATATTGACCAGAATCTTACCCTATCTTAGCATCTCAAGCGGTAAATCAGAGGATTGTACATGAATGAGACTGCCGAACCAGGTTGGGTTCAGCCCCAAGGAAACACCCGTTGCGCTTGCACAAGTTCAGACTGGCTTTTCCTTGTTGGAATTATGATCCTCGGATTGATACCCAGAATCTGGTGCTTAACGCACACAGAAGTAGCCGCACGCGATAGTATCGGCTTTATCCGCAGCGCTCTGGAAATGGAGTCCCCTCCGGTGGATTATCGGGACACTTCCCGGCATTTCACGCGAGCCGAGGTATTGCAGTATACGCTTCAACCACCGGGATATCCGGCTTGGCTTTTGCTGATTTCTCAGCCGGTTCGTTCCTACTTGGGAACCACTCCGGATAGTATGGTGCTCAGCGCTCAACTCGCGACGATTCTCGCTTCGCTACTGCTTGTAATTCCCATGTACTTTCTCGGGAAGCGTGTCTTTGGCCAGTTTGTAGCTCTCTTTGGAACTGCTCTCTTTCAGGTTCTTCCGGTGATAGTTCAACTAACGAGCGATGGCTTGTCGGAGAGCCTTTTTTTGCTCTTCGCCATTACTGCAGTTTGGAATTGCGTCTTGGCCTTAGAAACACAAAAGATTCCTTTCTTCGCCGGGGCGGGAGCCTCTATCGGGCTCTCCTATCTGGTACGGCCTGAAGGGCTGATCATCGGTGTGGCGTTGCTGATTGCGGTGGTCGTGGTATCGTTCAAAGGAGAAACACCGTTCAAGAAATGGGTCATTCGATCTGTTTGCGTGGCTCTCAGTTTTGCGGTAGTAGCTGGACCATACGTCGCAACCATCGGTGGGCTGACCAATAAGACCACGGGTAAGGGGTTGATTCATTACATTCAAGGCCAGGAGGTCGACCCTACTTGGCAGAATCGGCCGGACGAGATTGGTCAAAGATCACAGAATCCGACTCAGCTATTCGCCGTCTTTTCTGCTGAACTCAACGGTAGCACGACAGCCCGAGCATTCTGGGCACTTAAAGGTATCGGCATCGAAGTTTCAAAAGTCGGATTCTACCTTCCCTTCACCTTGGCCGTTTTGGGCTTTATCATTGCCCTCTTCACGCCAAACAAAAGTGAGGGCTCGCGATTTTTGCTACTCTTGATCCTCTGTCATTTTGGGCTCCTCTTTCTACTGGCCTTCAAAATCGGCTATATCTCCGAACGGCATACAGTCCTCTCGGTCTGCATTGGTTCCTTCTTTGCCGTCTATGCTATTAAAAGTTTGGCGGACTATTTTTGTGAATATCCCAAGGAGTTTGGCAAAGCGGCGTTGCTTCCGGCTTTAATCCTTTGCTTAAGCTGCTACGTGATGGATTTTCGGGTATTGCATGCCAATCGGGCGGGACATAAGGCAGCTGGGCAATGGTTGGCTCAGAAGATTCAGCCGAATGAAGTGATTTGGGACCCCTTTAATTGGGCCGAATTCTACGCAGGTCGATCTTTGTATGGGGAACCCGATCGAAATCCTGAACGCGGCCCAGTTTATACCGTTATTGAGCCCCAACATGCCACGCCGCACTCTCGACTGCCTATGCTGGTGACGGCTGTCGAGATTATGCGGCAAGGTGAACCCGTTTTCCACTGGCCGGAGAATAAACCGATCGAACAGGCCAAGGTGGCCGTCTATCGTGCAGAGCATTTTAAGCCAGTGACTCCACCAGCGAACCCACCTCAGTAAGCTTGTCGAGTTCCCAACACTGGCTCAGGATTTTATCCGCCTTGGCTTTGCCGAAGCGAGGTTCCACCGTACCCCGGAATTTGGCTTCGACTTCGGCATCCGTCATTGGATTTTCGGCGTGCCCGCGCGGATACGCCACTTCCTTGCTAAGAGTTTTCCCATTAGCCAAAGTCAGAACTATCCGATTTGGTATGCCCTTGGGATAACCCTTGCTCAATTCATCATCGAGATGGACTTTCACCTTGGCGGTGAAGTCAATAATGTCGCTCTTCGTGAACCGTTCCGGATCGAATTGCTTCAAGGTGACTTCCCCATCGAACAAGGCGACAGCCGTGCAATACGGGAGGCTGTGATCAGCCGTTTCTCGTGTTTTGGGTTTCCAGGCTTCCAGATATTTGCCGATAATGTTGTAACTGGCTTCAAAAGTGTAGATGTCGATTTTCTGCACGGCCGAGACATCGTTCCCCAGTTCTTGGCGAAGCTGCAGAGCCGCATCAATCGCGCTTTGCGAGTGGTACTCCGCCGGCCAATACTTAATGTAAGTCCGATTGATCATAAAGCCCTCGCTGCTCGAGGCTTCCGCGCCCATAGGAGCTACCGAAAAGGAATCGCGCGTCACCAGTTTCATGAAGCCGAGATCCCCTTCAAAAATGGGCGCGGGACCTGTCAATCCATCCGCCGCGAGGAGTGAAGCGAACACCCCGTTGCGAGCGGCATTTGCAAATGCACAGCCCTTCCACATACTCAATTCGCCCGAGCGAGTTTGTCGTAGTGCGACATTGGAAACTCCAGCAAGGCCAATGGCATGTGCAATCTTGCTGGCATCGAGTTTTTGCAGCTTCGAGGCCGCGATCGCCGAGGAGATGGCACCATAGGTCACATGGTCCACTCCTTGCTTGCGAAGGCTGCAGGCATCGCAGAGACGGCATTGAATTTCATAAGCGAGCACGGCGGCCGTGATGACCTCTTTACCCGAAGCCTGATACGCTTCTGCAACAGCCAGAATGGGGGCCAGATTATCGCTGGGATGGGCGGGCTCTTTGGAGAGATAGGTGTCGTTGAAATCCAGATAGCGAATCAGCAAGCCATTAACGAAAGTCGCCAATTCGATTGAGGATGTACCCCCGTTGAGTAGACTGGCTCCAGGACTGCTCTGCATCCGGGAGGCGACTTTCCGAGCGATTTGGTATGCCTCGGAATCCATTGCACCGGAGGCTGTGGCGAACGAATCGATAAGCCGACGCTTCACTTCGTGAATGGCTTCTTTCGTCAATTGTTCGTATTTCAATTGGCTGGCATAATTGGCGAATCTTAAAGCCAAAGACTGTGACATCTCGAAAATATCCTTTCAATTCTT
The genomic region above belongs to Telmatocola sphagniphila and contains:
- the arfB gene encoding alternative ribosome rescue aminoacyl-tRNA hydrolase ArfB, which codes for MLQINDQLRIPLEEFEWSYSRSGGPGGQNVNKVASKATLRWNFYASPSIPGPLRPRLQMKLANLLTTEGDLVLTSQLYRDQPRNREDCLTKFANILRRALIVEKPRKATKPTKGSVRRRLTDKKIQAARKKTRSEKSFED
- a CDS encoding glycosyltransferase family 39 protein yields the protein MILGLIPRIWCLTHTEVAARDSIGFIRSALEMESPPVDYRDTSRHFTRAEVLQYTLQPPGYPAWLLLISQPVRSYLGTTPDSMVLSAQLATILASLLLVIPMYFLGKRVFGQFVALFGTALFQVLPVIVQLTSDGLSESLFLLFAITAVWNCVLALETQKIPFFAGAGASIGLSYLVRPEGLIIGVALLIAVVVVSFKGETPFKKWVIRSVCVALSFAVVAGPYVATIGGLTNKTTGKGLIHYIQGQEVDPTWQNRPDEIGQRSQNPTQLFAVFSAELNGSTTARAFWALKGIGIEVSKVGFYLPFTLAVLGFIIALFTPNKSEGSRFLLLLILCHFGLLFLLAFKIGYISERHTVLSVCIGSFFAVYAIKSLADYFCEYPKEFGKAALLPALILCLSCYVMDFRVLHANRAGHKAAGQWLAQKIQPNEVIWDPFNWAEFYAGRSLYGEPDRNPERGPVYTVIEPQHATPHSRLPMLVTAVEIMRQGEPVFHWPENKPIEQAKVAVYRAEHFKPVTPPANPPQ
- a CDS encoding MmgE/PrpD family protein, coding for MSQSLALRFANYASQLKYEQLTKEAIHEVKRRLIDSFATASGAMDSEAYQIARKVASRMQSSPGASLLNGGTSSIELATFVNGLLIRYLDFNDTYLSKEPAHPSDNLAPILAVAEAYQASGKEVITAAVLAYEIQCRLCDACSLRKQGVDHVTYGAISSAIAASKLQKLDASKIAHAIGLAGVSNVALRQTRSGELSMWKGCAFANAARNGVFASLLAADGLTGPAPIFEGDLGFMKLVTRDSFSVAPMGAEASSSEGFMINRTYIKYWPAEYHSQSAIDAALQLRQELGNDVSAVQKIDIYTFEASYNIIGKYLEAWKPKTRETADHSLPYCTAVALFDGEVTLKQFDPERFTKSDIIDFTAKVKVHLDDELSKGYPKGIPNRIVLTLANGKTLSKEVAYPRGHAENPMTDAEVEAKFRGTVEPRFGKAKADKILSQCWELDKLTEVGSLVESLA